A stretch of Mobula birostris isolate sMobBir1 chromosome 2, sMobBir1.hap1, whole genome shotgun sequence DNA encodes these proteins:
- the ube2c gene encoding ubiquitin-conjugating enzyme E2 C — MAQNVDPSTAASGTTAVLKGSESGAAIARGSVSKRLQQELMTLMMSGNKGISAFPESDNLFRWIGTIDGAVGTVYEGLRYKLSLEFPSGYPYNPPTVKFITSCYHPNVDGEGNICLDILKDKWSALYDVRTILLSIQSLLGEPNVQSPLNVAAAQLWSNQQEYKQRLHEAYARQLKS; from the exons ATGGCCCAGAACGTGGATCCCAGCACCGCGGCCTCGGGGACCACCGCCGTCCTGAAAGGCAGCGAGAGCGGCGCAGCAATCGCCCGGGGCTCGGTGTCTAAAAG GTTGCAACAGGAGCTGATGACGCTGATG ATGTCCGGTAACAAAGGAATTTCCGCTTTCCCGGAGTCCGACAATCTCTTCCGCTGGATCGGCACCATCGACGGCGCAGTGGGCACG GTCTACGAGGGATTGAGGTACAAGCTCTCGCTGGAATTTCCCAGCGGCTATCCGTACAATCCTCCTACTGTGAAGTTCATCACCTCCTGCTACCATCCCAATGTGGACGGAGAGGGCAACATCTGCCTGGATATTCTCAAAGACAAATGGTCAGCACTTTACGACGTCAGGACGATCCTGCTATCGATCCAGAGTTTACTGGGAG AACCAAACGTACAGAGTCCCCTCAATGTTGCGGCAGCTCAACTGTGGTCTAACCAACAAG AATACAAGCAACGACTACACGAGGCGTACGCCCGACAGCTGAAGAGTTGA